Proteins encoded by one window of Yamadazyma tenuis chromosome 2, complete sequence:
- the CCE1 gene encoding cruciform cutting endonuclease (EggNog:ENOG503P907; COG:S), with protein sequence MNRLLQHKAETLNQLSVLCGVPIRSTKVEKARSLLHTINFYLRLPPTLDLVAIDIGIKNFSYCKITAFDVATFSPTSLPLKVSFNSWKTINLTEKYPPNGDFDKFNRYGSFDYNDLLHDKYYLSYLNYRVFQELFTPNQHHLNVVLIETQRTKSNNNKVTLPNILGNYHFENLFYAQMLRTTLESKQPLESLLLPMNSNKMTSFTINRFLDKVHINSANSKKLRLRFFIHLVNKGILQLDSSLSLPTDSRKLLAFYNSREPIKIKKLDDLFDSFLYNFNFMYNYSNSVCLHHYLQKEKDLDELVHLLNYDQLTNLHDLFTNENYSLNSSFADFHEGVSRPTFDIDRTLWELEPLVNDIE encoded by the coding sequence ATGAATCGCCTTCTTCAGCATAAGGCTGAAACCCTCAACCAACTTTCGGTGCTTTGTGGCGTGCCCATACGGTCTACTAAGGTGGAGAAAGCTCGTCTGCTTCTTCATACCATCAACTTCTACCTTCGTCTACCACCCACCCTCGACTTGGTGGCTATTGACATTGGAATCAAGAACTTTAGTTACTGTAAAATCACCGCCTTTGACGTGGCCACGTTTTCCCCCACCAGTTTACCGCTAAAGGTGCTGTTCAATAGCTGGAAGACCATTAACTTGACGGAAAAGTACCCACCCAACGGCGATTTCGATAAGTTCAACCGGTACGGCTCGTTTGACTACAACGACTTGCTTCACGATAAGTATTACTTGAGTTATTTGAATTATAGGGTGTTTCAAGAGCTCTTTACTCCCAACCAACACCACTTGAATGTGGTGTTGATCGAAACTCAGCGCACAaagtccaacaacaacaaggtgACGTTGCCCAACATTCTCGGCAACTACCACTTTGAAAATCTTTTCTATGCCCAGATGCTCCGTACGACGTTGGAGTCCAAACAGCCCTTGGAGTCCTTATTGTTACCGATGAACTCCAATAAAATGACCAGTTTCACTATCAACCGGTTCTTGGACAAGGTGCACATTAACTCGGCCAATTCCAAGAAGCTCCGGTTGAGATTTTTCATCCATCTCGTGAACAAGGGGATTTTGCAGCTTGATTCTTCGTTATCACTTCCCACCGACTCGCGCAAGCTATTGGCCTTTTACAACTCACGGGAGCCAATtaagatcaagaaattggacGACTTGTTCGACCTGttcttgtacaacttcaactttaTGTACAACTATTCGAATAGTGTGTGCTTGCACCActatcttcaaaaagagaagGATCTCGATGAGCTCGTGCACCTTCTCAATTACGACCAGCTTACGAATCTTCACGACTTATTCACCAACGAGAACTACAGTTTAAACAGTTCTTTTGCCGATTTTCACGAGGGGGTCTCACGCCCTACATTTGACATAGATAGGACCCTCTGGGAATTGGAACCATTGGTTAATGATATAGAATGA
- a CDS encoding uncharacterized protein (EggNog:ENOG503NY1N; COG:D,P), whose amino-acid sequence MPLKPSQSVSFSSNDQEKVRRFTISAQPSAVNITPQDLRKNSFGATNSILNQLHDKQDKDRIPSRQNSAGGGDLLSFMSKTHGGVPTHPVVTTASTASAPSKSTSNSSSRVASPTSNDQIFSFKFHDTITPSPPPTSSRSVDSVMKSPHSSSGGYSQPTQPINVSRKGSTRKPQKTIVESPVGPPVPFQQYLSKEDDGKFHILLAATGSVATIKVPLIIDKLFQIYGVNKISIQLVITKSASHFLKGLKINNQVKIWRDEDEWANFNESLDYFNSGKKSKNPYDKLILHNELRKWADIMLIAPLSANTLAKITNGLSDNLLTSIIRSWNWPVMSKTGSAAHPQATGVKKPILVAPAMNTFMYTHPLTAKQLNLLASNEYGFGVEILKPVEKILICGDIGMGGMREWSDVVDILRRRINLLKSVDRDVALKEAEEDEEEDDDDEEEEDDDDEEEDEDEDEDEDEDEDEDEEDDDDDDDVDPEEQDPKSASPSTNDDGNDGNDEMIFEIKN is encoded by the coding sequence ATGCCTCTTAAACCATCTCAGTCGGTATCCTTCTCCAGTAACGACCAGGAAAAGGTCCGCCGGTTCACGATCTCGGCCCAGCCGTCCGCCGTCAACATCACTCCCCAGGACCTCAGAAAAAACTCGTTTGGTGCTACCAATTCCatcttgaaccaattgCACGATAAACAGGATAAGGACCGGATCCCATCACGGCAGAACTCCGCCGGTGGCGGGGACTTGTTGCTGTTCATGAGCAAAACCCATGGTGGCGTACCCACGCATCCGGTGGTGACCACGGCCTCCACCGCCTCGGCTCCGTCCAAATCCaccagcaacagcagccTGAGAGTGGCATCGCCCACCTCCAACGACCAGATATTTCTGTTCAAGTTCCACGACACCATTACGCCCTCACCGCCCCCCACACTGTCCCGCAGCGTCGACCTGGTGATGAAGTCCCCCCATAGCAGCAGTGGTGGATACTCCCAGCCCACACAGCCCATCAATGTCAGCAGAAAAGGTAGTACTCGCAAGCCCCAGAAGACCATTGTCGAGAGTCCCGTGGGGCCACCGGTGCCGTTTCAGCAGTATTTGAGCAAAGAGGACGACGGCAAGTTCCATATTTTGTTGGCAGCAACAGGGTCGGTGGCTACCATTAAAGTGCCTTTGATCATCGACAAGTTGTTTCAGATCTACGGGGTCAATAAGATCAGTATTCAGTTGGTGATCACCAAGAGTGCCTCGCATTTCTTGAAGGGGTTGAAGATCAATAACCAggtgaagatttggagAGACGAAGATGAATGGGCCAATTTCAACGAGTCTTTGGACTATTTCAACTCGGGaaaaaagtccaagaaccCGTACGATAAGTTGATTCTCCACAACGAGTTACGTAAATGGGCCGATATCATGTTAATTGCTCCGTTGTCTGCCAATACGCttgccaaaatcaccaacgGTCTCTCTGATAATTTGTTGACCTCGATTATAAGGTCGTGGAACTGGCCGGTGATGTCGAAGACCGGGTCCGCCGCTCATCCACAAGCGACCGGGGTGAAGAAGCCGATTTTGGTAGCTCCAGCCATGAATACCTTCATGTACACACATCCTCTTACTGCTAAGcagttgaacttgttggcaTCCAACGAGTACGGGTTTGGAGTCGAGATTCTCAAGCCGGTagagaagattttgatttgtGGGGATATTGGGATGGGAGGAATGAGGGAATGGAGTGATGTGGTGGACATTTTGAGACGGAGAATCAACCTTCTTAAAAGTGTCGATAGAGATGTTGCTCTTAAGGAAGCagaagaggatgaagaggaggatgacgatgatgaagaagaggaggatgacgatgatgaagaagaagatgaagatgaagatgaagatgaagatgaagatgaagatgaagatgaagaagatgatgatgacgatgacgatgtTGATCCGGAGGAGCAGGATCCCAAACTGGCATCACCCAGTACAAACGACGACGGCAACGACGGTAACGACGAAATGATCTTTGAAATTAAAAACTGA
- the SEC11 gene encoding Signal peptidase complex catalytic subunit (COG:U; EggNog:ENOG503P0U2; MEROPS:MER0000602), with protein MNLRTQVAQFLALAYVFSGAYMTWKTLGVVANTHSPIVVVLTGSMEPAFQRGDVLFLWNRQKSNSVGDVVVYETSTKDIPIVHRVVREHHNQDKQYLLTKGDNNAVDDLSLYGRKKSYLTQSDLVGTVKGYLPKVGYVTILLTENQYFRFGVFGLMALSALLQSE; from the coding sequence ATGAATTTAAGAACACAAGTGGCCCAGTTCTTAGCGTTGGCATACGTGTTTTCCGGTGCCTATATGACGTGGAAGACGTTGGGAGTCGTTGCAAATACGCATTCGCCCatagtggtggtgttgacTGGATCCATGGAACCTGCGTTCCAAAGAGGTGATGTGTTATTTTTGTGGAACAGGCAGAAGTCCAATTCAGTCGGCGACGTGGTGGTGTACGAGACCTCCACCAAGGATATTCCCATCGTGCACAGAGTGGTGCGGGAACATCATAATCAGGATAAGCAGTATTTGTTGACCAAGGGTGACAACAACGCGGTGGATGACTTGAGTTTGTATGGCAGGAAAAAGAGTTACTTGACACAAAGTGATTTGGTGGGCACAGTTAAGGGCTACCTTCCGAAGGTGGGATACGTGACGATTTTGTTGACGGAGAATCAATATTTTAGGTTTGGAGTTTTCGGGTTGATGGCATTATCTGCGTTGCTCCAGTCAGAGTAG